One genomic window of Phoenix dactylifera cultivar Barhee BC4 chromosome 6, palm_55x_up_171113_PBpolish2nd_filt_p, whole genome shotgun sequence includes the following:
- the LOC120111183 gene encoding uncharacterized protein LOC120111183 — MEDEREIRAPSPDPDSQSISQTTPHSIATQADLAGVYQLIAQLLEQQQQMQLAAQPVQPIESYYERLRRLNPPMFNGGSDPMIAEAWIRELEKMYELLQFSEEVKVKLAISMLRGSADSWWTAMETAYEVNGMAWGDFKRVFYAKYFSDSVRQMKQNEFLSLTQSEHMIVLDYVNRFNELGRFCPQFMEDDMSRANRFEQGLRHEIRSRTSSQLITSYMDILDRALRVEAELKRSDRERADLMRSRSDRSQSGRPWDLRGTPIQEKPRVRNYSSRSHSGIINITIADPRARTYSSRSHSGPYMRRARACYSCGRTGHLARDCPYKRRNELRPPVPGDQRPRSNARVLH; from the coding sequence ATGGAGGatgaaagagaaataagggCACCTTCTCCGGACCCTGATAGCCAATCAATTTCACAAACTACTCCACACTCCATAGCAACCCAGGCAGATTTAGCAGGAGTGTACCAGTTAATAGCACaactgcttgagcaacagcagcAGATGCAGTTAGCTGCCCAACCTGTACAGCCGATAGAATCCTATTACGAGAGATTACGTAGGCTGAATCCACCGATGTTTAATGGTGGGTCCGATCCCATGATAGCTGAGGCCTGGATTCGGGAACTGGAGAAGATGTATGAGTTACTCCAATTTTCCGAGGAGGTAAAAGTCAAATTAGCTATCTCCATGCTAAGGGGGAGTGCTGACTCTTGGTGGACTGCTATGGAGACAGCATATGAGGTCAACGGGATGGCCTGGGGGGATTTTAAGAGAGTATTTTATGCTAAGTACTTTTCGGACTCAGTTAGGCAAATGAAGCAGAATGAGTTTTTATCGCTGACTCAGTCTGAGCATATGATTGTCTTGGATTACGTCAATAGGTTCAATGAGCTGGGTCGATTctgcccccagttcatggaggatGATATGAGTAGAGCCAATCGGTTCGAACAAGGGCTTAGACATGAGATCAGATCCCGGACATCTTCACAGTTAATTACCAGCTATATGGATATTTTGGACAGAGCCTTGAGAGTAGAGGCTGAATTGAAAAGATCTGATAGAGAAAGGGCTGACCTGATGAGATCCAGATCAGATAGAAGTCAGAGTGGCAGGCCATGGGATCTCAGGGGCACTCCAATTCAAGAGAAGCCCAGGGTCCGCAATTACTCTAGCAGATCCCATAGtggaatcatcaatatcaccatagCAGATCCCAGAGCCCGCACTTACTCTAGCAGATCCCATAGTGGGCCCTATATGAGGAGAGCGAGGGCATGTTATAGTTGTGGGCGGACTGGACACCTGGCACGTGATTGCCCATACAAGAGGAGGAATGAGCTCAGACCTCCTGTACCTGGTGACCAGAGGCCAAGAAGTAATGCTCGAGTTTTACACTGA